One window of the Rhodococcus sovatensis genome contains the following:
- the guaB gene encoding IMP dehydrogenase gives MSSSGAHVRTGGDDPNKVAMLGLTFDDVLLLPAASDLIPSAVDTSSQITREIRLRVPLVSSAMDTVTEARMAIAMARAGGMGVLHRNLSLQDQASQVETVKRSEAGMVTDPVTCKPTDTLAEVDAMCARFRISGLPVTDETGALVGIITNRDMRFEVDQNRRVADVMTKAPLITAREGVTAEAALGLLRRHKIEKLPIVDGQGALTGLITVKDFVKTEQHPDATKDRDGRLLVGAAVGVGQDAWSRSMALTDAGVDVLIVDTAHGHNSQVLEMVSKLKAEVGERVQVVGGNVATRAGALALVEAGADAVKVGVGPGSICTTRVVAGVGAPQITAILEAVAACKPHGVPVIADGGLQFSGDIAKALAAGASTAMLGSLLAGTAESPGELILVGGKQFKSYRGMGSLGAMQGRGAAKSFSKDRYFQDDVLAEDKLVPEGIEGRVPYRGPLTQVIHQLTGGLRAAMGYTGSNSIEELQNAQFVQITAAGLKESHPHDITMTAEAPNYSTR, from the coding sequence ATGAGTAGTTCCGGGGCACATGTCCGTACCGGTGGCGACGACCCGAACAAGGTCGCCATGCTCGGTCTGACCTTCGACGATGTTCTGCTGCTGCCTGCAGCCTCGGATCTCATTCCGAGTGCAGTGGATACATCGAGCCAGATAACACGCGAGATTCGGTTGCGAGTTCCACTCGTCAGCTCCGCGATGGACACCGTGACCGAAGCACGGATGGCGATCGCCATGGCCCGTGCAGGTGGCATGGGTGTTCTACACCGCAATCTGTCGCTGCAGGATCAAGCGTCACAGGTCGAGACGGTGAAGCGATCCGAAGCAGGCATGGTCACCGACCCGGTCACCTGCAAGCCGACGGACACACTCGCCGAGGTGGACGCCATGTGCGCCCGCTTCCGTATCTCCGGCCTTCCGGTCACCGACGAGACCGGCGCGCTGGTCGGCATCATCACCAATCGCGACATGCGTTTCGAGGTCGACCAGAACCGCCGCGTCGCCGACGTGATGACCAAAGCCCCCCTCATCACCGCTCGCGAGGGCGTCACGGCAGAGGCTGCCCTCGGACTGCTGCGTCGCCACAAGATCGAGAAGCTGCCCATCGTCGACGGGCAGGGCGCACTCACCGGACTCATCACCGTCAAAGACTTCGTCAAGACCGAACAACACCCCGACGCCACCAAGGACCGGGACGGTCGTCTGCTGGTCGGTGCTGCTGTCGGTGTCGGTCAGGACGCGTGGTCTCGCTCGATGGCGCTCACCGATGCAGGCGTCGACGTCCTCATCGTCGACACCGCGCACGGACACAACTCGCAGGTCCTCGAGATGGTCAGCAAGCTCAAAGCCGAGGTGGGAGAACGAGTTCAGGTTGTCGGTGGCAACGTGGCAACTCGTGCCGGTGCGCTCGCACTCGTCGAGGCAGGTGCCGACGCCGTCAAGGTCGGCGTCGGGCCCGGCTCTATTTGCACCACTCGCGTCGTTGCCGGCGTCGGAGCACCGCAGATCACCGCGATCCTCGAAGCCGTCGCCGCGTGCAAGCCGCACGGTGTCCCGGTCATCGCCGACGGCGGCCTCCAGTTCTCCGGCGATATCGCCAAGGCACTCGCAGCCGGAGCATCGACCGCGATGCTCGGTTCGCTGCTCGCAGGCACCGCCGAATCTCCCGGCGAATTGATCTTGGTGGGCGGTAAGCAGTTCAAGAGCTACCGAGGAATGGGTTCGCTCGGAGCGATGCAGGGACGCGGCGCAGCCAAGTCGTTCTCCAAGGACCGCTACTTCCAGGACGATGTACTGGCTGAGGACAAGCTCGTGCCCGAAGGAATCGAAGGACGCGTTCCCTACCGCGGACCATTGACACAGGTGATCCATCAACTGACCGGCGGTCTGCGGGCGGCGATGGGCTACACCGGATCCAACTCCATCGAGGAACTCCAGAATGCACAATTCGTGCAGATCACCGCTGCCGGCCTGAAGGAAAGCCATCCGCACGACATCACGATGACGGCTGAGGCGCCCAATTACTCCACGCGCTGA
- a CDS encoding DUF5319 domain-containing protein, translating to MRDQLPPGLPPDPFAGDPADPSAALDAIEPGQPLDPQERLAVEEDLADLAVYEALLGHRGIRGLVVCCEDCQQDHYHDWDMLRANLLQLLVDGTVRPHEPAYDPVPDAYVTWDYCRGYADASMNDALHGDGFEN from the coding sequence GTGCGCGATCAATTGCCTCCAGGTCTACCGCCGGATCCATTCGCCGGTGACCCCGCCGACCCTTCGGCCGCTCTCGACGCGATCGAGCCCGGACAACCGCTCGACCCGCAGGAGCGGCTCGCAGTCGAGGAAGACCTCGCCGACCTCGCGGTGTACGAAGCACTTCTCGGACACCGAGGGATCCGTGGTCTAGTCGTCTGCTGCGAGGACTGCCAACAGGACCACTACCACGACTGGGACATGCTCAGGGCAAATCTTCTCCAGCTATTGGTCGACGGCACCGTGCGGCCTCATGAGCCCGCATACGACCCGGTTCCGGACGCATACGTCACCTGGGACTACTGCCGAGGCTATGCCGACGCGTCGATGAACGACGCACTCCACGGCGACGGGTTCGAAAACTAG
- a CDS encoding anti-sigma-D factor RsdA, translated as MAKNNGRDGIPRIGRPDRSPITPSGGSLGDLSDTGMVDIAAVRRDDEFIEAIRGDGPVATDNANDYQLALLLTNWRAEICTPALPAGPDLNEVAAAVDQEIAAAGLRRKASGRTRRGLLRPVAGAAAAIALVMGGLVVFSYNSAPGDPLWSVKSVVFSEQADSTVAQMDTTSKLEEAEQLIASGDIAGAQALLDGASATSGEVIDQAQRTDLEIWLQRLMEQLQTILPTIPPVLLPQQQAIVPDPVLPEVPSFPVTSVPVIPPVQSSTDLTLPPVTSDPVSPPPTEAPVTTTSEPAASIMREPNPTTATASGSTDGGTSQSRIDTLDNGG; from the coding sequence ATGGCTAAGAACAACGGCCGCGATGGCATTCCCCGTATCGGTCGACCGGATCGGTCGCCGATCACTCCATCCGGCGGCTCCCTCGGTGATCTATCCGACACGGGCATGGTGGACATCGCGGCGGTACGTCGAGACGACGAGTTCATCGAAGCCATCCGCGGTGACGGTCCCGTCGCAACTGACAACGCCAACGACTACCAGCTGGCTCTGTTGCTCACGAATTGGCGTGCGGAGATATGCACACCCGCACTGCCCGCTGGTCCTGATCTGAACGAGGTAGCCGCTGCGGTCGATCAGGAAATCGCGGCAGCCGGATTGCGGCGCAAGGCATCCGGCCGGACGAGGCGCGGTCTGCTCCGTCCGGTTGCTGGTGCTGCCGCAGCCATCGCGTTGGTGATGGGCGGGCTCGTGGTCTTCTCGTACAATTCGGCCCCTGGCGACCCGCTCTGGAGCGTCAAGTCCGTCGTGTTCTCCGAGCAGGCTGATTCGACTGTCGCACAGATGGATACGACATCGAAGCTCGAAGAGGCAGAGCAGTTGATCGCCTCTGGCGACATTGCAGGAGCCCAGGCGTTGCTCGATGGAGCATCGGCGACGTCGGGTGAAGTCATCGACCAAGCTCAGCGGACCGATCTCGAGATCTGGTTGCAGCGGCTGATGGAGCAACTGCAGACGATCCTCCCGACGATTCCGCCTGTTCTGCTGCCACAGCAACAAGCGATCGTTCCGGATCCGGTGTTGCCCGAGGTTCCCTCTTTCCCTGTGACGTCGGTGCCAGTCATACCCCCGGTCCAAAGCAGCACGGACTTGACGCTGCCTCCGGTGACCAGCGATCCGGTGTCGCCACCGCCGACGGAGGCCCCGGTCACGACGACCTCCGAACCGGCAGCTTCGATCATGCGTGAGCCGAACCCGACGACAGCCACTGCCAGTGGGTCGACCGACGGAGGTACATCGCAGTCCCGGATAGACACACTCGACAACGGCGGCTGA
- a CDS encoding sigma-70 family RNA polymerase sigma factor — MNNTGEELDSFVVAAAQGERAALSRVLEIIRPLVVRYCRARVGSAERGQLSADDVAQEVCLAVMTALPRYQDQGRPFMAFVYGIAAHKVADAHRSASRNKSDPAAEVPDVVSTEHGPEQKALESESSRQMTALLDTLPAKHREILVLRLVVGLSAEETAAAVGSTAGAIRVAQHRAIAKLKNEVVKAGEMYG; from the coding sequence ATGAACAACACGGGTGAGGAGTTGGACTCCTTCGTCGTTGCCGCAGCGCAAGGCGAGCGAGCCGCACTTTCCCGAGTATTGGAAATAATCCGTCCACTCGTCGTGCGGTACTGCCGCGCTCGAGTGGGGTCCGCCGAGCGTGGTCAGCTCTCTGCGGACGACGTAGCGCAGGAGGTCTGCTTGGCAGTCATGACCGCCTTGCCGCGCTACCAGGACCAAGGCAGACCATTCATGGCCTTCGTGTACGGCATCGCGGCACACAAGGTCGCAGATGCCCACCGAAGCGCATCACGTAACAAATCGGATCCGGCCGCCGAAGTACCAGATGTCGTGTCGACGGAACACGGACCGGAGCAGAAAGCTCTGGAGTCCGAGTCGAGTAGACAGATGACCGCCCTGCTGGACACCTTGCCGGCGAAGCATCGAGAGATTCTCGTGCTCCGCCTAGTCGTCGGACTATCGGCAGAGGAAACAGCGGCGGCAGTCGGTAGTACTGCAGGCGCCATCCGCGTTGCTCAACACCGAGCCATCGCGAAACTGAAGAACGAAGTTGTGAAAGCGGGTGAAATGTATGGCTAA
- a CDS encoding WhiB family transcriptional regulator has product MPQPNHLPGPNADIWDWQMHGLCRGVDSSMFFHPDGERGRARAQREMRAKEMCRSCPVLAQCRTHALSVSEPYGIWGGMSETEREMHARHNRRRIAV; this is encoded by the coding sequence ATGCCACAGCCGAACCACCTCCCTGGGCCCAATGCCGATATCTGGGACTGGCAGATGCACGGCCTGTGCCGTGGCGTCGACTCGTCGATGTTCTTTCACCCTGACGGCGAACGAGGCCGTGCGCGTGCCCAGCGTGAGATGCGCGCAAAGGAGATGTGCCGCAGTTGCCCGGTGCTGGCACAGTGCAGGACACATGCCCTCAGCGTCTCTGAGCCGTACGGAATCTGGGGTGGCATGTCCGAGACCGAGCGAGAGATGCACGCGCGTCACAATCGACGACGCATCGCGGTCTGA
- the groL gene encoding chaperonin GroEL (60 kDa chaperone family; promotes refolding of misfolded polypeptides especially under stressful conditions; forms two stacked rings of heptamers to form a barrel-shaped 14mer; ends can be capped by GroES; misfolded proteins enter the barrel where they are refolded when GroES binds) codes for MSKQIEFNENARRALERGVDKLADAVKVTLGPRGRHVVLAKAFGGPTVTNDGVSIAREIDLEDPFENLGAQLVKSVATKTNDVAGDGTTTATVLAQALVRGGLKNIAAGANPIALGSGIAKAADKVAEELLAAATPVEGKDAIAQVATVSSRDPEIGQLVGEALTRVGADGVVTVEESSGLSTELTVTEGVQFDKGYLSPYFVTDLDAQQAVLEDAYILLHRDKITSLPDFLPLLEKVAESGKPLLIIAEDTEGEVLSTLVVNSIRKTIKAVAVKAPFFGDRRKAFLDDLAVVTNGQVITADVGLSLKEAGLDLLGQARRVVVTKDETTIVDGAGTQVDIDARVGQLRREIENTDSEWDREKLEERLAKLSGGVAVIKVGAATETELKERKFRVDDAVNAAKAAVEEGIVPGGGSALTQAGLSLADNLGLTGDEATGVAVVRAALNAPLFWIATNAGLDGSVVVSKVAELAKGHGFNAATLTYGDLLADGVVDPVKVTRSAVVNAASVARMILTTESAIVEKPVEAEEPTGGHGHSH; via the coding sequence ATGTCCAAGCAAATCGAATTCAACGAGAACGCACGCCGCGCTCTCGAGCGTGGCGTCGACAAGCTCGCCGACGCCGTCAAGGTGACGCTCGGGCCACGCGGCAGGCACGTCGTGCTGGCCAAGGCATTCGGCGGCCCGACGGTCACCAATGACGGTGTTTCCATCGCGCGTGAGATCGACCTGGAAGACCCGTTCGAGAACCTCGGTGCTCAGCTCGTCAAGAGCGTGGCCACCAAGACGAACGATGTAGCCGGAGACGGCACGACCACCGCGACCGTTCTTGCGCAGGCACTCGTGCGCGGCGGCCTGAAGAACATCGCTGCAGGCGCCAACCCGATCGCACTCGGTTCGGGAATCGCCAAGGCTGCCGACAAGGTCGCCGAAGAGCTTCTGGCTGCGGCAACACCGGTCGAGGGCAAGGACGCAATCGCACAGGTCGCGACGGTGTCCTCGCGCGATCCGGAGATCGGTCAACTGGTCGGCGAGGCACTTACTCGTGTCGGTGCCGACGGAGTCGTCACGGTCGAGGAGTCCTCTGGCCTCAGCACCGAGCTGACGGTCACCGAGGGCGTGCAGTTCGACAAGGGATACTTGTCGCCGTACTTCGTGACCGATCTCGATGCGCAGCAGGCTGTGCTCGAAGACGCGTACATCCTGCTCCATCGCGACAAGATCACCTCGCTGCCCGACTTCTTGCCGTTGCTCGAGAAGGTCGCAGAGAGCGGCAAGCCGCTTCTCATCATCGCCGAGGACACCGAGGGCGAAGTTCTGTCCACTCTCGTCGTGAACTCGATCCGCAAGACCATCAAGGCAGTCGCTGTGAAGGCTCCGTTCTTCGGTGACCGTCGCAAGGCGTTCCTCGACGATCTGGCGGTAGTGACGAACGGTCAGGTCATCACCGCCGACGTCGGTCTGAGCCTCAAGGAGGCTGGGCTCGACCTCCTCGGGCAGGCGCGTCGCGTAGTCGTCACCAAGGACGAGACGACCATCGTCGACGGTGCGGGCACCCAGGTCGACATCGATGCCCGCGTCGGCCAGCTACGCCGCGAGATCGAGAACACCGATTCGGAATGGGATCGCGAGAAGCTCGAAGAGCGTCTGGCGAAGCTGTCCGGCGGAGTTGCGGTCATCAAGGTCGGTGCTGCCACCGAGACCGAGTTGAAGGAACGCAAGTTCCGCGTCGACGATGCGGTCAACGCGGCCAAGGCTGCCGTGGAAGAGGGCATCGTCCCCGGTGGCGGTTCCGCGCTGACGCAGGCAGGGCTGTCACTCGCGGACAACCTGGGCCTGACGGGCGACGAGGCGACCGGTGTCGCCGTTGTACGCGCCGCCCTGAACGCTCCGTTGTTCTGGATTGCCACGAATGCCGGTCTCGACGGATCGGTCGTCGTCAGCAAGGTCGCCGAGCTGGCCAAGGGGCACGGCTTCAACGCCGCAACCCTCACCTACGGTGATCTGCTCGCCGACGGTGTCGTCGATCCGGTCAAGGTCACGCGTTCGGCCGTCGTCAACGCCGCATCTGTTGCGCGCATGATCCTGACGACCGAAAGTGCGATCGTCGAGAAGCCGGTGGAAGCCGAAGAGCCTACGGGCGGACACGGCCACAGCCACTGA
- the groES gene encoding co-chaperone GroES gives MASVKIKPLEDKILVQANEAETTTASGLVIPDTAKEKPQEGTVVAVGEGRVTEKGNRIPVDVKEGDTVIYSKYGGTEIKYAGEEYLILSARDVLAVIAK, from the coding sequence GTGGCGAGCGTGAAAATCAAGCCGCTCGAGGACAAGATCCTCGTCCAGGCCAACGAGGCCGAGACGACGACCGCCTCCGGTCTGGTCATCCCCGACACAGCCAAGGAGAAGCCTCAGGAGGGCACCGTCGTCGCTGTTGGCGAAGGCCGTGTCACCGAAAAGGGCAACCGGATCCCGGTCGACGTCAAAGAAGGCGACACCGTCATCTACAGCAAGTACGGCGGCACCGAGATCAAGTACGCCGGCGAGGAGTACCTGATCCTCTCGGCACGCGACGTGCTGGCAGTCATCGCCAAGTAA
- a CDS encoding potassium channel family protein encodes MATDGSYAKLDDKARRALLIRALVRPIATTVVLTALYFVAPMTGVEDLGSVVFLVSVLSVVVVVCAWQLVKVVRADYPAVQAVEALAAVLPVYLIGFSSAYYLIAASSAQNFNEPISRMGSLYFTLSVFSTVGFGDITASSDFARAVVSVQMVGNLVIIAFGGRLLLAAVRRGQARKQTGGAH; translated from the coding sequence ATGGCGACTGATGGGTCCTACGCGAAGCTGGACGACAAGGCCCGGCGCGCACTTCTGATTCGAGCATTGGTTCGGCCTATTGCCACGACCGTAGTGCTGACCGCGTTGTATTTCGTTGCGCCGATGACCGGTGTGGAAGACCTCGGGTCTGTTGTCTTCCTGGTGTCGGTCCTGTCCGTGGTCGTGGTCGTGTGTGCCTGGCAGCTGGTCAAGGTGGTTCGCGCCGACTACCCGGCAGTTCAAGCCGTCGAAGCGCTCGCTGCCGTCCTACCGGTCTATCTGATCGGGTTCTCCAGTGCTTACTACCTGATAGCTGCGTCGTCCGCGCAGAACTTCAACGAGCCGATTTCACGAATGGGAAGTTTGTATTTCACGCTGTCGGTGTTTTCCACCGTCGGATTCGGCGATATCACTGCATCCTCGGATTTCGCGCGAGCCGTCGTGTCGGTGCAAATGGTCGGAAATCTGGTGATCATCGCATTCGGTGGGCGTCTACTTCTCGCAGCCGTGCGGCGGGGGCAGGCGAGGAAGCAGACAGGCGGGGCCCATTAG
- a CDS encoding Hsp70 family protein, with the protein MRIAIGVSTGTEVVCAALVVEEADGSRTVEYRTVSADSEVNTDTGDLVASAVELMASLAPTPAGVGAHADDRLVPDAIAVSYRTQAQASSIRSALSHTRWTAILVPEPAAAFAFLDDSGLIGRYRTVTIVDVGATGTTASVVDTRSGELLAEERTKHFSGDVVNRLVKALVHGNAAADTTVRDDLRDDRGIGSARYRSIKEHLSTHDAAEVGDAGHGATLDRAAFESAVRPYVMNTVRFTERNAELSSSPPEAVVLIGGGANIPIVRTAFGSALALPVVVPTEPDTVLAKGAALLALTTHPGRYPKVGHGAGSSARSIGRFTGALVGALVVGGIVVAYAVQTLVPSDGPSVSPAGSAAPTAELVLDQPDSDGIAPDPDVTPGTSTTSGQTASSTRSTEPTSTTERPSVTPSLHPAPDLPVIPWPAQPRETSPAAGTTTPIPTTTIPSTTNPVSPPPDGSTELSPTGSPAESATSPEPTPETPNSTPDRAAETSARPTSPEGVRTTQVGATPSSPPLSPPETVWTPAPTAIDEPEETPRADSTDTAAPPEG; encoded by the coding sequence ATGAGGATCGCAATCGGTGTGTCCACCGGAACCGAGGTCGTGTGCGCTGCCCTCGTCGTCGAGGAAGCCGACGGTTCGCGGACGGTCGAATATCGGACGGTGTCCGCGGACAGCGAAGTGAACACCGACACAGGTGACCTGGTCGCATCTGCTGTCGAACTGATGGCCTCGCTGGCCCCTACCCCCGCAGGCGTAGGGGCGCACGCAGACGATCGTCTCGTGCCCGATGCGATCGCGGTGTCGTACCGCACGCAGGCACAAGCCTCATCGATACGTTCGGCCCTCTCGCATACCCGGTGGACAGCGATTCTCGTTCCCGAGCCTGCGGCAGCGTTTGCATTTCTCGACGATTCCGGGCTGATCGGCCGCTATCGGACCGTCACGATCGTCGACGTCGGGGCAACAGGAACGACCGCCTCTGTCGTCGACACCCGATCAGGCGAGCTCCTCGCCGAGGAGCGCACCAAGCACTTCAGTGGTGACGTCGTCAACCGGCTGGTGAAAGCTCTGGTCCACGGCAACGCAGCAGCCGACACCACGGTGCGCGACGATCTGCGCGACGACCGCGGCATCGGGTCCGCGCGCTATCGATCGATCAAGGAACACCTGTCCACGCACGACGCCGCCGAAGTCGGTGATGCCGGCCATGGGGCGACCCTGGACCGTGCCGCATTCGAATCGGCGGTTCGCCCGTATGTGATGAATACAGTGCGCTTCACCGAACGCAATGCAGAACTGAGCTCGTCGCCGCCGGAGGCAGTCGTACTCATCGGCGGCGGCGCCAATATCCCTATCGTCCGCACCGCATTCGGATCCGCACTTGCCCTGCCCGTCGTCGTTCCGACCGAACCCGACACAGTTCTGGCCAAGGGAGCTGCACTACTCGCACTGACCACACATCCAGGCCGATACCCCAAAGTCGGCCACGGTGCAGGAAGCAGTGCTCGATCGATCGGCCGCTTCACCGGAGCGCTCGTCGGCGCGTTGGTGGTCGGTGGAATCGTTGTCGCATACGCGGTGCAAACACTGGTCCCGAGTGACGGACCGTCGGTGTCGCCGGCCGGTTCCGCCGCCCCGACAGCCGAGCTGGTCCTCGATCAGCCTGACTCGGACGGTATAGCGCCGGATCCCGACGTGACTCCCGGCACCAGCACAACGTCCGGGCAGACCGCCAGTTCGACGAGGTCGACAGAACCCACGTCGACTACGGAAAGGCCCTCTGTGACACCGTCGCTGCACCCAGCACCCGACCTGCCGGTCATTCCGTGGCCTGCCCAGCCGCGAGAGACGTCCCCTGCGGCCGGGACGACCACACCGATCCCGACGACCACGATTCCATCCACGACCAACCCCGTGTCCCCTCCCCCGGACGGGTCGACCGAGCTGTCGCCGACCGGTAGCCCAGCTGAATCGGCAACATCGCCGGAGCCGACGCCGGAGACACCGAATTCGACCCCGGACCGAGCGGCGGAAACATCGGCGCGGCCGACGTCACCGGAGGGCGTGCGCACAACCCAGGTAGGCGCCACACCGTCGTCACCGCCCCTGTCGCCACCGGAGACGGTGTGGACGCCCGCACCGACGGCCATCGATGAACCCGAGGAGACGCCCCGGGCAGACTCGACGGATACCGCAGCGCCGCCCGAGGGCTGA
- the tsaD gene encoding tRNA (adenosine(37)-N6)-threonylcarbamoyltransferase complex transferase subunit TsaD, which yields MIVMGIESSCDETGVGIVRWRDSGVCELLADEVASSVDEHARYGGVVPEVASRAHLEAMVPTMRRALAAADIDRPDAVAVTIGPGLAGALLVGVAAAKAYAAAWGVPFYAVNHLGGHVAVDTLEHGPMPPCVALLVSGGHTHLLHVDDLGAPIVELGTTVDDAAGEAFDKVARLLGLGYPGGPALDDAAREGDPNAIAFPRGMTGPRDARYDFSFSGVKTAVARFVEARRRAGDAIPIADIAASFQESVADVLTMKALRAAEDMQVDTVVLGGGATANSRIRSMIESRCTTAGVTLRIPKPRLCTDNGVMIATLGAHLISAGASASDLRVATDPGLPVSTSILAGRS from the coding sequence ATGATCGTCATGGGTATCGAGAGTTCGTGCGACGAGACCGGTGTAGGCATCGTCCGCTGGCGAGATTCGGGTGTGTGCGAGCTGCTCGCCGACGAGGTCGCTTCGAGCGTCGACGAGCATGCCAGATACGGCGGTGTGGTTCCGGAGGTCGCATCTCGTGCACACCTCGAAGCAATGGTTCCGACGATGAGGCGGGCGCTTGCCGCTGCCGACATCGACCGTCCCGACGCGGTCGCCGTCACCATCGGGCCAGGCCTTGCAGGTGCTTTGCTGGTGGGGGTCGCTGCCGCGAAAGCGTACGCAGCGGCTTGGGGAGTGCCGTTCTACGCGGTCAATCATCTCGGTGGGCATGTCGCTGTCGACACCCTCGAGCACGGGCCGATGCCGCCGTGTGTGGCGCTGCTCGTGTCCGGTGGCCATACCCACCTTCTGCATGTGGACGATCTGGGGGCCCCGATCGTCGAACTGGGTACCACCGTCGACGACGCTGCGGGGGAAGCGTTCGACAAGGTAGCCCGGTTGCTCGGCCTCGGCTACCCAGGTGGACCGGCGCTCGATGATGCTGCGCGCGAAGGAGATCCGAATGCGATAGCCTTCCCCCGCGGTATGACGGGCCCTCGTGACGCGCGCTACGATTTTTCGTTCTCGGGCGTCAAGACGGCCGTGGCGCGTTTCGTCGAGGCGCGGAGGCGTGCCGGCGACGCCATTCCGATCGCCGACATCGCCGCGTCGTTCCAGGAGTCGGTGGCCGATGTTCTGACGATGAAGGCCCTTCGGGCTGCCGAGGATATGCAGGTGGACACTGTCGTTCTAGGCGGCGGAGCGACCGCGAATTCCAGAATCCGTTCGATGATCGAATCGCGATGCACCACAGCGGGTGTGACGCTTCGCATTCCGAAGCCAAGGCTGTGTACCGACAATGGAGTCATGATTGCGACTCTCGGGGCGCACTTGATCTCGGCCGGGGCGAGCGCGTCCGATCTACGAGTCGCGACGGACCCGGGATTGCCGGTCTCCACCAGCATTCTCGCGGGGCGCTCGTAG
- the rimI gene encoding ribosomal protein S18-alanine N-acetyltransferase, translating into MVTADAARCAELESVLFPGDGPWTERAFLSELAAPHNHYFAAREGGTLLGYAGIALLGRGDSAESEVHTIGVDPAAHRRGIGGKLLDALLREADCHGGSVFLEVRTDNTPAIELYAREGFVVVGTRRNYYQPSGADAFTMQRPNRRASAPA; encoded by the coding sequence ATGGTCACCGCGGATGCCGCGAGGTGCGCCGAGTTGGAAAGCGTGTTGTTTCCCGGTGACGGTCCGTGGACCGAGCGCGCATTTCTGTCCGAACTCGCTGCGCCGCACAATCATTACTTCGCCGCAAGGGAAGGCGGCACGCTTCTCGGCTATGCCGGAATTGCATTGCTCGGGCGAGGCGACTCCGCCGAATCCGAGGTGCACACCATCGGTGTCGATCCGGCCGCGCATCGGCGTGGAATCGGTGGCAAGCTGCTCGACGCGCTTCTGCGCGAAGCCGATTGTCACGGTGGATCGGTGTTTCTAGAAGTTCGCACCGACAACACCCCGGCAATCGAGTTGTACGCGCGTGAGGGCTTCGTCGTTGTCGGTACCCGCCGAAACTACTACCAGCCAAGTGGCGCAGACGCTTTCACGATGCAACGACCGAACAGAAGGGCGAGTGCACCGGCATGA
- the tsaB gene encoding tRNA (adenosine(37)-N6)-threonylcarbamoyltransferase complex dimerization subunit type 1 TsaB yields MLVLAVDTSTPSVTAGVVRYDDGAVETLAARIVVDARLHAEVLTPNILECLAEVELAPADLDAVVVGVGPGPFTGLRVGMATAAAFGDALGLPVHGVCSLDAIAAQLPSESELLVVTDARRREVYSARYRDSTRISGPDVGAADLVDIGSATVVAGSPAHTALFELEVREVNSPSPEGLVLAVGDALTSGAKPEPLIPLYLRRPDAKTIAEREAAKQVAK; encoded by the coding sequence GTGCTCGTTCTCGCCGTCGATACCTCCACACCCTCCGTGACCGCAGGAGTGGTTCGTTACGACGATGGTGCGGTGGAGACTCTCGCGGCACGCATCGTCGTCGACGCCCGGTTGCATGCCGAGGTTCTCACTCCCAACATCCTCGAGTGTTTGGCCGAGGTCGAGCTGGCACCGGCCGATCTCGACGCAGTCGTCGTCGGTGTCGGGCCCGGACCCTTCACCGGTTTGCGCGTCGGAATGGCCACCGCGGCTGCCTTCGGTGATGCACTGGGTCTCCCGGTGCATGGGGTGTGCAGCCTCGACGCGATTGCTGCACAGCTGCCATCGGAGTCCGAATTGCTCGTCGTCACCGACGCACGCCGTCGTGAGGTGTACTCGGCGCGATATCGAGACAGCACCCGAATCTCTGGTCCGGATGTGGGTGCAGCGGATCTCGTCGACATCGGTTCGGCGACGGTAGTAGCAGGATCCCCTGCACACACTGCCCTGTTCGAACTCGAAGTCCGAGAGGTGAACTCACCGTCACCGGAGGGCCTCGTCCTGGCGGTCGGAGACGCGCTCACGTCCGGCGCAAAGCCGGAGCCGTTGATCCCACTGTATCTGCGTCGGCCCGACGCCAAGACCATTGCCGAACGCGAAGCCGCGAAGCAGGTCGCGAAGTGA